From Acidipropionibacterium acidipropionici, one genomic window encodes:
- the secE gene encoding preprotein translocase subunit SecE, whose protein sequence is MTDEQHPRGADGQSPSSDDSLAPTGEALSSGKLPDTDDYEVVDEEAEELTGTDGEPDSTPDKGDPQDMVVDDPEQLDEAEDAARKARSSRPRRRNAAQATAKSTDKTDDEPEDDEAAEDQADQKADDAGKPHVPRREITRAPVRRSKAEKADDEDAGKRANPVKFTKQSVAELKKVKWPTASETGQYFLVVLVFVLLIIAVVGGLDALFAWGLLKTLGD, encoded by the coding sequence GTGACAGACGAGCAGCATCCTCGCGGAGCTGACGGGCAGTCCCCGTCCTCGGACGATTCTCTGGCCCCCACCGGTGAGGCCCTCTCCTCCGGCAAGCTTCCCGACACCGATGACTACGAGGTCGTCGATGAGGAGGCCGAGGAGCTGACCGGCACCGACGGCGAGCCCGATTCGACTCCCGACAAGGGCGATCCGCAGGACATGGTGGTCGACGACCCCGAGCAGCTCGACGAGGCGGAAGACGCCGCCCGCAAGGCCCGCTCCAGCCGTCCGCGCCGCAGGAACGCCGCCCAGGCCACTGCGAAGTCCACCGACAAGACGGACGATGAGCCCGAGGACGACGAGGCGGCCGAGGATCAGGCGGACCAGAAGGCCGACGACGCCGGGAAGCCCCATGTGCCGCGCCGCGAGATCACCAGGGCCCCGGTCCGCCGCTCGAAGGCCGAGAAGGCCGACGACGAGGACGCCGGCAAGCGCGCCAATCCGGTGAAGTTCACGAAACAGTCCGTGGCCGAGCTCAAGAAGGTCAAGTGGCCCACGGCCTCCGAGACGGGCCAGTACTTCCTGGTCGTCCTGGTCTTCGTGCTCCTGATCATCGCGGTGGTGGGCGGCCTCGACGCCCTGTTCGCGTGGGGTCTGCTGAAGACCCTCGGCGACTGA
- the nusG gene encoding transcription termination/antitermination protein NusG: MTDSPEFNDAGRNEPTSDDQDTSAAEPQIDLDALGAEESDSSKDDDIQIDLGALGDDEKPAEEAPLNLDFDAEESGPADEDVARNLGIGQALDQEEEEESAEDEASQQNQDAVDAAVEKLKDDLSSKFGEWYVVHTYSGMENKVKQNLDARVQTLNMEDYIYETVVPTEEVVEIRNGARKTITRVYLPGYVLVRMDLTDESWGTVRHTPSVTGFVGQSTTPVPLTFDEVVKMLTPSVIAQVNHDMAGQAPSPKAKRKVEVADYEVGESVQITDGAFTGVPAIITEINVNSQRIKASVEILGRSTPVDLEFNQIEKI; this comes from the coding sequence GTGACTGACAGCCCAGAATTCAACGACGCGGGACGCAACGAGCCCACGAGTGACGACCAGGACACGAGTGCGGCCGAGCCGCAGATCGACCTCGATGCGCTCGGGGCCGAGGAGTCGGACTCGTCCAAGGACGACGACATCCAGATCGACCTCGGCGCTCTCGGCGACGACGAGAAGCCGGCCGAGGAGGCCCCGCTGAACCTCGACTTCGATGCCGAGGAGTCCGGGCCGGCCGATGAGGACGTCGCCCGCAACCTGGGTATCGGACAGGCCCTGGACCAGGAGGAAGAGGAGGAGTCCGCCGAGGACGAGGCCTCCCAGCAGAATCAGGACGCCGTCGACGCCGCCGTCGAGAAGCTCAAGGACGACCTGTCGTCCAAGTTCGGCGAGTGGTACGTCGTGCACACCTACTCCGGCATGGAGAACAAGGTGAAGCAGAATCTCGACGCCCGGGTGCAGACCCTCAACATGGAGGACTACATCTACGAGACGGTTGTGCCCACCGAGGAGGTCGTCGAGATCCGCAACGGCGCCCGCAAGACGATCACCCGGGTATACCTGCCCGGCTACGTCCTGGTGCGCATGGATCTCACCGACGAGTCCTGGGGCACCGTCCGGCACACCCCCTCGGTGACCGGCTTCGTCGGCCAGTCGACCACCCCGGTGCCGCTGACCTTCGACGAGGTCGTCAAGATGCTGACCCCCTCGGTGATCGCCCAGGTGAATCACGACATGGCGGGCCAGGCGCCCTCCCCGAAGGCCAAGCGCAAGGTCGAGGTCGCCGACTACGAGGTGGGCGAATCGGTGCAGATCACCGACGGCGCCTTCACCGGCGTGCCGGCCATCATCACCGAGATCAACGTCAACAGCCAGCGGATCAAGGCCTCGGTCGAGATCCTCGGCCGGTCCACCCCGGTGGACCTGGAGTTCAATCAGATCGAGAAGATCTGA
- the rplK gene encoding 50S ribosomal protein L11 — protein sequence MPPKKKVAALVKVALQAGQATPAPPVGTALGPHGVNIMEFCKAYNAQTESQRGNVVPAEITIYEDRSFTFVLKTPPAAELIKKAAGIAKGTENPLTHKVGKISKDQVREIAQTKMPDLNANDIEAAMKIVEGSARSMGVTVEG from the coding sequence ATGCCTCCGAAGAAGAAAGTAGCGGCGCTCGTCAAGGTCGCCCTGCAGGCCGGGCAGGCCACCCCGGCCCCCCCGGTCGGTACCGCCCTCGGCCCCCATGGTGTCAACATCATGGAGTTCTGCAAGGCCTACAACGCCCAGACCGAGTCGCAGCGCGGCAACGTCGTCCCCGCAGAGATCACCATCTACGAGGACCGCAGCTTCACCTTCGTCCTGAAGACGCCGCCGGCCGCCGAGCTGATCAAGAAGGCCGCCGGAATCGCCAAGGGCACCGAGAACCCGCTGACCCACAAGGTCGGCAAGATCTCCAAGGACCAGGTGCGCGAGATCGCCCAGACCAAGATGCCCGACCTCAATGCCAATGACATCGAGGCCGCCATGAAGATCGTCGAGGGCAGCGCCCGCTCGATGGGCGTCACCGTCGAGGGCTGA
- the rplA gene encoding 50S ribosomal protein L1 translates to MKRSKGYRAAAAKRDADTLYGPEAGLAIVEDAASAKFDESVDVVVRLGVDPKKADQMVRGTVNLPHGTGKTARVLVFATGEKAEAAREAGADEVGDDDLIAKIQGGYLDFDSVVATPDMMGKVGRLGRVLGPRGLMPNPKTGTVTMDVTKAVSDIKGGKIEFRTDRYANLHFLIGKVSFGPAKLVENYYAALDEVLRLKPSSSKGRYLKKITVSSTMGPGVQLDPLATRVVE, encoded by the coding sequence ATGAAGCGCAGCAAGGGATATCGGGCAGCGGCCGCCAAGCGCGACGCCGACACCCTCTACGGCCCCGAGGCCGGACTGGCCATCGTCGAGGACGCGGCCTCCGCGAAGTTCGACGAGAGCGTCGACGTCGTGGTCCGCCTCGGCGTCGATCCGAAGAAGGCCGACCAGATGGTGCGCGGCACCGTCAACCTCCCTCACGGCACTGGCAAGACGGCACGGGTCCTCGTCTTCGCCACCGGTGAGAAGGCCGAGGCGGCCCGCGAGGCGGGCGCCGATGAGGTCGGTGACGACGATCTCATCGCCAAGATCCAGGGCGGATACCTGGACTTCGACTCGGTGGTCGCCACCCCCGACATGATGGGCAAGGTCGGCCGTCTGGGCCGCGTGCTCGGCCCCCGTGGCCTCATGCCGAACCCGAAGACCGGCACCGTGACCATGGACGTCACCAAGGCCGTCTCCGACATCAAGGGCGGCAAGATCGAGTTCCGCACCGATCGTTACGCCAACCTCCACTTCCTCATCGGCAAGGTCTCCTTCGGGCCGGCCAAGCTGGTGGAGAACTACTACGCCGCTCTTGACGAGGTGCTGAGGCTCAAGCCGTCCTCATCGAAGGGCCGCTACCTGAAGAAGATCACGGTCTCCTCGACCATGGGCCCCGGCGTCCAGCTGGATCCCCTGGCCACCCGCGTGGTCGAGTGA
- the rplL gene encoding 50S ribosomal protein L7/L12, protein MAKLSNDELLDAFKEMTLIELSEFVKQFEETFDVSAAAPVAVAAAAPAAGGDAPAEEEKDEFDVILEAAGDKKIQVIKEVRALTSLGLKDAKDLVEAAPKAVLEKAKKDDAEKAKEALEAAGATVTLK, encoded by the coding sequence ATGGCGAAGCTCAGCAACGACGAGCTCCTTGACGCTTTCAAGGAGATGACCCTCATCGAGCTCTCCGAGTTCGTGAAGCAGTTCGAGGAGACCTTCGACGTCTCCGCCGCCGCCCCGGTGGCGGTTGCCGCTGCGGCCCCGGCCGCCGGTGGCGACGCCCCGGCCGAGGAGGAGAAGGACGAGTTCGACGTCATCCTCGAGGCCGCCGGCGACAAGAAGATCCAGGTCATCAAGGAGGTTCGCGCCCTCACCAGCCTCGGTCTGAAGGACGCCAAGGACCTCGTCGAGGCCGCCCCCAAGGCGGTCCTCGAGAAGGCCAAGAAGGACGACGCCGAGAAGGCCAAGGAGGCCCTCGAGGCCGCCGGCGCCACCGTCACCCTCAAGTGA